TTAGCTGTCAGGATTGCCATGCAAGAACCCGTCGTTCCAAAGGGCGTCGCACATGTCGCCGTCACTCCTCCGACCGAGCCCGAACCGATCGTGTTCGTGCTGTTGGACAACTTGTCGATGCTGGCCTTTACGTCAGCAATCGAGCCCTTGCGCATTGCCAACCAGTTGACCGGGCAGATCCTGTATCGCTGGACCACCATGTCGGAAGACGGCGAGAATGTACGCTGTTCAAACGGCATCGAGATCGGCATTGACCGCCCCATCGGCGATACGCCAGCCAGCAGCCGGATCTTTGTGTGCTCGGGCGTTCAGCCCGAGAAATCCGTATCGACGAAGGTCTCGGACTGGGTGCGTTTGCAGTGGCGTCTGGGGCGTACGGTCGGATCGCTGTGCACTGGGGCGTATACGCTGGCGAAAGCAGGCATTTTAGGCGGGCACAAGTTCACACTGCATTGGGAAAACATCGCCCCATTTCGCGAGCATTTCCCGGATCTTGATCCGGTCGAACAGCTTTACACCATCGACAACCGCGTTCTGACCTGTGGCGGCGGCGCGGCCGCAACAGATCTGTTTCTGCGCCTGATCTATGACACGCATGGGCCGGTTCTGGCGCAGGCCGTCCTGAACATGTGCCTGCACACCGTCCAACGGTCGGAAACAGACCGCCAGCAAAGTTCGACCTCGGCGACAATCGGGGTGCGCAATGAAAAGCTGGTGCGCGTGCTGACCTATTTCGAGGAGAACCTCGAAGACAGCGTCAATCTGGACAATGTCACCGAGGAATTGGGCATTTCGCGCCGCCAGATGGAACGCCTGTTTCGCCACCATTTGGACACGACGCCCAAGAAATACTTGCAAGACCTTCGCCTGCAACGCGCCCGCATCTTGCTGGCTGAAACGGATATGCCTGTGGTCGATGTGGCCATCGCCTGCGGTTATGATTCTGCGGCCTATTTCTCGAAACGGTTCCGCGAGACCTTCGGCATGTCCCCCCACCGGTTTTCCGCCGGCGGGGGATAAGCCCCTACCCGGCCTGTCTGTTGTGGAAGATGAAGCCAAGGAAGTTCAATAGCAGCTGTGCTGCCAAGATCTGCGTGCTCTCAGACGGGTCATAGGCTGGCGCGACCTCGACCAGATCAATGCCAACCACATCACCGCGTTTGCTGAGACCTTGTAGAATCTCCAGCACATCATAG
The Aliiroseovarius pelagivivens DNA segment above includes these coding regions:
- a CDS encoding GlxA family transcriptional regulator, which produces MQEPVVPKGVAHVAVTPPTEPEPIVFVLLDNLSMLAFTSAIEPLRIANQLTGQILYRWTTMSEDGENVRCSNGIEIGIDRPIGDTPASSRIFVCSGVQPEKSVSTKVSDWVRLQWRLGRTVGSLCTGAYTLAKAGILGGHKFTLHWENIAPFREHFPDLDPVEQLYTIDNRVLTCGGGAAATDLFLRLIYDTHGPVLAQAVLNMCLHTVQRSETDRQQSSTSATIGVRNEKLVRVLTYFEENLEDSVNLDNVTEELGISRRQMERLFRHHLDTTPKKYLQDLRLQRARILLAETDMPVVDVAIACGYDSAAYFSKRFRETFGMSPHRFSAGGG